One genomic segment of Deltaproteobacteria bacterium includes these proteins:
- the gcvH gene encoding glycine cleavage system protein GcvH yields MKFSEDHLWVLEMGETARIGLSEYAQEQLGEIISVTHAEVGKFIEPGDTIGELESQKTVVELVSPVTGTLKAVNENVVEDPSLINVDPYGKGWLVEVEVHDPEEIERLMNNEDYETFVED; encoded by the coding sequence ATGAAATTTTCCGAAGATCATCTCTGGGTGCTCGAGATGGGGGAAACGGCCCGCATCGGGCTGTCGGAGTACGCGCAGGAGCAGCTCGGGGAGATCATCTCCGTCACGCACGCGGAGGTGGGAAAGTTCATCGAGCCGGGAGACACGATCGGGGAGCTGGAGTCCCAGAAGACGGTCGTGGAGCTCGTCTCTCCGGTCACCGGCACCCTGAAGGCCGTGAACGAAAACGTCGTGGAAGACCCCTCGCTCATCAACGTGGACCCTTACGGGAAGGGATGGCTCGTCGAGGTCGAAGTCCACGACCCCGAAGAGATCGAACGGTTGATGAACAACGAGGACTACGAAACGTTCGTCGAAGATTGA